One Spinacia oleracea cultivar Varoflay chromosome 4, BTI_SOV_V1, whole genome shotgun sequence DNA segment encodes these proteins:
- the LOC110797254 gene encoding probable receptor-like protein kinase At5g18500 — MADLNTQLTKKVIFGLKVWELIGIFVGLFILVILALVIRCLTAWCKKPRRAKGNIPVTQIPSVSKEIKEIRVEHISTNGYAPKEGNFMTLKDKFSDRDSDKAVVHGDSGKMRNGDASSQSGSFHRLEAGGSVSGEEGGSGTYLMYKPSSSHPITAPSPLCGLPEFSHLGWGHWFTLRDLEVATNRFSKENVIGEGGYGIVYKGSLVNGTPVAIKRILNNVGQAEKEFRVEVEAIGHVRHKNLVRLLGYCVEGTHRMLVYEYVNNGNLEQWLHGAMRQHGYLTWEARMKVLLGTAKALAYLHEAIEPKVVHRDIKSSNILIDLDFNAKVSDFGLAKLLGAGKSHVTTRVMGTFGYVAPEYANTGLLNEKSDVYSFGVLLLESITGRDPVDYGRPPQEVNLVDWLKMMVGSRRSEEVVDPTIEAKPSTRALKRSLLTALRCVDPDSDKRPKMGQVVRMLESEEYPIPREDRRQRRARANSAEIESSQRDLSDTDKSDNPDSKDGKRLPRASG; from the exons ATGGCTGACCTTAATACTCAGTTAACCAAGAAAGTTATCTTTGGCTTAAAGGTTTGGGAACTAATTGGGATTTTTGTTGGACTGTTCATCCTTGTCATACTTGCCTTGGTAATTCGATGCCTTACGGCATGGTGTAAGAAACCTAGGAGAGCTAAAGGAAATATACCCGTCACTCAAATCCCCTCAGTTTCCAAAGAAATTAAAGAAATTCGTGTGGAGCACATATCCACGAATGGGTATGCTCCTAAAGAAGGGAACTTTATGACGCTTAAGGACAAATTTAGCGATAGGGATTCCGATAAGGCAGTTGTCCATGGAGATtctgggaaaatgagaaatggAGATGCTAGCAGCCAGTCGGGTTCATTTCATCGTTTGGAAGCGGGTGGTTCCGTATCAGGGGAAGAAGGAGGTTCTGGGACATATCTTATGTATAAACCGTCATCTTCTCATCCAATTACAGCTCCTTCTCCACTTTGTGGTCTACCTGAATTTTCACATTTGGGTTGGGGCCACTGGTTCACGTTAAGAGATCTCGAGGTTGCAACAAATAGATTTTCAAAGGAAAATGTCATTGGCGAAGGTGGATATGGAATAGTGTACAAAGGAAGCTTGGTCAATGGTACCCCTGTAGCTATAAAGAGGATTCTTAATAACGT AGGTCAAGCTGAGAAGGAATTTAGAGTTGAAGTGGAAGCCATTGGTCATGTTCGTCATAAGAATTTGGTCAGACTGTTGGGTTATTGTGTTGAAGGAACTCACAG GATGTTGGTGTATGAGTATGTTAATAATGGCAACTTAGAGCAATGGCTTCATGGTGCCATGCGTCAACATGGATATCTTACTTGGGAAGCTCGGATGAAAGTTTTGCTTGGCACAGCGAAAGC TCTTGCCTACTTACATGAGGCAATTGAGCCAAAGGTTGTACATCGAGATATCAAGTCGAGCAATATTTTGATTGATTTAGATTTCAATGCAAAAGTCTCTGATTTTGGCCTTGCTAAACTTCTTGGTGCTGGGAAGAGTCATGTAACAACTCGAGTCATGGGAACCTTTGG ATATGTGGCACCTGAGTATGCAAACACTGGCCTTTTGAACGAGAAGAGTGATGTCTACAGTTTTGGGGTCTTGCTGCTGGAGTCAATTACTGGAAGGGATCCTGTGGACTATGGGCGTCCACCACAAGAG GTGAATTTGGTTGATTGGCTTAAAATGATGGTGGGAAGTCGGCGGTCTGAGGAAGTTGTGGACCCAACTATTGAAGCAAAGCCGTCAACAAGGGCCCTAAAGCGGTCTCTCCTGACTGCGTTGAGGTGTGTTGATCCAGACTCAGACAAGAGACCCAAGATGGGCCAGGTTGTTCGTATGCTTGAATCAGAGGAGTACCCCATACCTAGAGAG
- the LOC110797253 gene encoding serine/threonine-protein kinase haspin homolog produces the protein MDSNPRNERKYPINNDLWSEIIAEEQQNPNRISNHQQQPQTVVTYQRHKINEVAAIKPSQKSRSSDSRSGSKETRVSFVANNINSKRVSWNRSLSTRGRESIVVIAGADCTEQQQRARRRKNRPPLPKGKVTQPLNFEKERAYFQEVDADELLEESPSPKKSAWVMGIQPENIGVPPLCTRLEKWLHAKRQHVIPSSTLSTILRTPDEALEPIPYNNDGFESSLRRSEDFCLRNLSGSISMQDMLTHLGKTRIDLDCLEDRDFDDIESEIKKLSLASRPSSLANEAFLAILKECEQSGTSTLFDVFSNICDTESIVKIGEGTFGEAFIAGSSVCKIVPIDGELRVNGEIQKRSMELLEEVILSRTLNRLRGGEVLLDNATTTFIETKDIKVCEGPYDPVLLKAWETWDTEHGSENDHPKQFPENQCYVVSVLENGGTDLESFVLSDFNEAQSLLVQVTAALAVAEAAFEFEHRDLHWGNILLSRRETTALQFTLEGRTASIKTHGLLVSIIDFTLSRINTGNTILYLNLSSDPELFEGPKGDKQSETYRKMREVTDDCWDGSYPKTNVLWLQYLVDILLLKKSFKRSGKDERELRSLKKRMSSYDSSKETLSDPFFSNMLVDYAVA, from the exons atGGATTCAAACCCTAGAAACGAGAGAAAATACCCAATTAACAACGATTTATGGAGTGAAATCATTGCTGAAGAACAACAAAACCCCAATCGCATcagtaatcatcaacaacaacCTCAAACCGTCGTCACTTATCAGCGTCACAAAATCAATGAAGTTGCTGCAATCAAACCCTCGCAAAA GTCTAGAAGCAGTGATTCAAGGTCTGGAAGTAAAGAGACTCGAGTGAGCTTCGTGGCGAATAATATTAACTCGAAACGAGTCAGCTGGAATCGTTCTCTTTCAACCAG AGGGAGGGAAAGTATTGTGGTTATAGCAGGAGCGGATTGCACGGAGCAGCAACAAAGGGCACGTAGGAGGAAAAACAGACCACCTCTTCCCAAA GGAAAAGTTACTCAGCCTCTGAACTTTGAGAAAGAGCGAGCATACTTCCAAGAAGTCGATGCAGATGAGTTGTTGGAAGAAAGTCCTTCACCTAAAAAATCTGCTTGGGTTATGGGAATTCAACCGGAAAATATAGGAGTACCTCCACTCTGCACAAGACTGGAGAAGTGGCTACATGCTAAGAGGCAGCATGTAATTCCTTCCAGCACGCTATCCACCATATTAAGAACTCCAGATGAGGCACTGGAGCCTATTCCTTATAATAATGACGGATTTGAATCGTCTCTGAGGAGGTCAGAAGATTTTTGTCTGCGCAATTTATCCGGTTCAATCTCAATGCAAGACATGCTCACACATTTAGGGAAGACTCGCATAGATCTTGACTGCCTAGAGGACAGGGACTTCGATGACATAGAATCTGAAATCAAGAAACTTTCTTTAGCATCACGGCCTAGTTCTTTGGCTAATGAGGCATTTTTGGCAATCCTGAAGGAATGTGAACAGTCAGGCACTTCAACACTGTTTGACGTCTTCTCCAACATCTG TGACACAGAAAGTATTGTTAAGATTGGCGAAGGAACATTTGGAGAGGCTTTCATTGCTGGAAGTTCTGTTTGCAAAATTGTTCCTATTGATGGAGAGCTGCGAGTGAATGGTGAAATTCAAAAG AGATCTATGGAGTTGCTGGAAGAGGTGATACTGTCACGGACACTTAATCGCTTAAGAGGGGGTGAAGTTCTTCTTGACAATGCTACCACGACATTCATAGAGACAAAAGA TATAAAGGTTTGTGAAGGTCCTTATGATCCCGTTCTGCTGAAAGCTTGGGAAACTTGGGATACAGAACATGGTTCAGAAAATGACCATCCTAAGCAATTTCCTGAAAACCAG TGTTATGTCGTTTCAGTCCTTGAGAATGGTGGTACGGATCTTGAAAGTTTTGTCCTCTCAGACTTTAATGAGGCACAGAGTTTGTTAGTTCAG GTAACAGCTGCCCTGGCTGTTGCTGAAGCTGCTTTTGAATTTGAGCACCGTGATTTGCACTG GGGAAACATTCTTTTAAGCAGAAGAGAAACTACTGCTCTGCAGTTTACTCTTGAAGGAAGGACGGCATCCATTAAAACTCATGGACTCCTGGTTTCCATAATAGATTTTACTCTGTCAAGGATCAATACAG GCAACACAATTCTCTATTTGAACTTATCCTCGGATCCCGAGCTTTTCGAAGGTCCCAAAGGAGATAAGCAA TCAGAAACATATCGGAAGATGAGGGAGGTCACAGATGATTGCTGGGATGGAAG TTACCCAAAAACAAATGTGTTATGGTTGCAATATCTGGTGGATATCTTGTTGCTGAAGAAATCATTT AAACGTTCTGGAAAGGATGAAAGAGAGTTACGGTCCTTGAAGAAGCGAATGAGCAGTTATGATTCTTCAAAGGAAACGCTATCAGATCCTTTCTTCAGTAACATGCTCGTTGATTATGCTGTTGCTTGA